The Dromaius novaehollandiae isolate bDroNov1 chromosome 3, bDroNov1.hap1, whole genome shotgun sequence genome includes the window CATttggtatttttaattaaatatttgtaacattgataaaaatatatatagatagcTTTTAATTATAGAACATAAAAATGTCAGACAAAGTCGTGGGAGGGTATGGGGGTGATCAGGTCTTATAAAACTGAGTCATTTATATTGATACTGaatgctacctttttttttttctcagaaatattaattttatcaGCAATAGTGGATAGCTTTTTAGAAAAGGAGACTGAAAATGGTATTTGAAGTAATTGTGTGTGGGACTGGTAGCACTGACCATGTGTTAGTTCTGGGAGGCACTGTGATCTTGCCAGGCCGGCATTTGCTGATGAAACGTTCTACCAAGTCTGACAGTAAACGGAGCTTTTTGTCTGTAGGATCCCTGTCCCGTCTGCTGCAGGGCTTGCAAGGCTATGAGGAATGACAGAAGATTAAGGAAGATCTTGTGCTTACAGAATTTAAACGCTGACTTGGAAGGCTTAGTGAGTTGAAAGACTTTGTCAAGTCATTGCAGTAAAACCGTTGCAAATGGTGTCTCGTTGGGTTCAGAACAGTCTCAGCCAAGCATCCAAAAGATGACTTACGGAGGTGTCGAATACTCCTAGCTTCGTAGCTGGGGGCCGTGAACAGATGAGCTGCATAGTGCTACATATTCTAGAAAATCAAGTTCTAGAAAGACGTCTCAGATTGAGCGCGCTGACAGGCCTGTTTGCTTGCTATTAATAGGGGGACTGGCTCCGGCTACGGTCCCAGGAGTACTAAATACCAGGTGATTTGTTGTTCTGGTGAGAAATGCTATAGAAACATGTGAGGACAGTGTAAGTAAACATTGGTGTGCCGGTGAACTACAAGCACAGTACAAAATGCAGGGTAGCTGCTCATCAAGTACTTGTGTGTCTactgagggaagggaagggcagaaaaaGGTGTGATGTAGGCGAAGGCTGCCTGTGTGCATTAATACATGAGGACCAAACTAAGGTTGCATGTAATGTGAGGTGTTTTTAACTGCTGAATACTTTGTCTTTTCACATAGCACAGTGAAGTTTCAAAGggaatacaaataaataatgagTAACAGACTTTCTTTGAAATGTTATCTTGATCTATTACCTAGCTTtgttcagagaaaataaatttgtttccCTACTTTCTCTATATCCGTTTTTTTCCATCATACTTTGGTCAAGTCTAAGTTTAGGAAATGCTTTATCTACGCTTTTAGCCGAAGCTGTTATGGCAGTTGAAAGAGGGAGATAAAGTTTCTTGGAACTGTGTGTCTGTGCAGCCAGCCAGTGCTTTCTAACAGTTCAGTTGTTTAGCTTTAACAATGACACTGGCAACAAACAGAGTTTTGTCTTCTAGGTATGGAAGAAAACTACTTCAAACTCACAACAGCAGGTTTCGTAGCTGGTGGAGAGCGGGACTTGAAATAGAGTGGTCTGAGCATGTGCTAAGCTAAATGTGTAGATGCTAAAGGAGGCCAAATGAAAGCAGAGTAGGGATTTTTCTCTGTGTAGTTCTTCGTTTCTGaatgcgatttttttttttgcttgtttttcttttttctttgttcagtAGTACCTCCCTTCTGGGTTCAATGAGAAGCCAGTGGTCAAACGAGAAAAAAGATTACTGTTTATTTCCATGCTGCTTTCTTACCAAATTCTATATTCCACTTCTTGAGGAGTAAAGGTAAGGCTAGCTGAACTAGATCAGACCAAAGGTCTGTCTAGCGCAGGCTCTTGCCTCTGTGATGGCCTCAAATAAGCGTGACGATAAGGGCACACAGCATACTTCTCAAGTGTCTCTTCCTGCCTGATGGCGCTCTGTGGCTTAGGGACCTCTGAGCTGGCATTTGCAGCTGGGCTTTTCTGTTTAATAGCCCATATGAATCTTTACTTCATTAGGTTTTTCTGATCTCCCTAAGATCACTTACACTTCTGGCAAAAGAAAGCTCCTTTGACAGTAAGAGCCATATCTGACTTAACTGTAGTGTTACTAATTTCCTTActtgttctgacttttttttttttttgctagtctGACTTCCAGATTTAGAATGGCTTGTTAAACTTTGTGTAGCTTGTACACTCATTCTCTAGCCCTCTTGTCTAGTAAGTAGTTTTATGAGCACTACTTTAGAGGAACACTATTTTCATGTTACTCCTTGTGCCGTAAGCCTTTCGTTCTGACAGCTGTGGAAGAAAGAGGGCTTGGTCCGTTTGCTGCCTCAGTAGGAACTGGGGATGGGTCACAGAGTAGCCTTTGCTACGGTAATGAGTCACACTTATTCTTTCTGGTCTTACATCTGGGAAACTTCTCCCTTTTGATttggttgcttttcttttctagaaaTAATTACACATTCTGCTaccattcatttccttttctggttGGAGAAAAACTCAAAATTCATGTTTTCCCCTGTCTCCAGAGATCTGAATACCAGAGCATTGCAGCTGGCTAGTTTTGTCAGCCTCTCTCCCAAGGAACAGCAAAGTGAAATGGACAGAGAGAAACTGTATGCTCTAAAATTCAGCTCTGCCTGTTTTGTAGTTGGAAGGTATAAGAGCACATGTCTAAAGCTTGAAACTTAATTTAGAAGTAAGTGACCCTTATTGTATAGCAATTCATTCTGTACTCCTAAGCTCACCTTACTAGCGCAAAAAAAAGGTTTCTCTAACCTCTCTTTGGCACACAGAGTGCTCAGATTCTAACTCTTATACagtcaaatatttcaaatgacaTAAATGAGGATCAAAAATTGCTTGCTTATCTGGATGCAATGTGGAATGCTCCCTAAAATTCCAAAGTAGCAAATGGAAATTTTACCTGCTTACTATTCTCTTGTTTGCTGATGCAACCCCTACCCATACTAAGCTGTAAGTGTGCAAGTGTGAGAGAGATTGGTTTTGAGTTTTTCTGATGTAGGTAGCCTCCGTTTTTATGCTATTACTTTGCATATCTTTGTCCAAAAGGagtttacatttttatgaaatCAATAACTTGACAGGAAGAAGTCTAAaaatctccctctttttttttttttttttttttttttttttcttctttccaggtATGAGAAATGAGTGTTGGACGCAGAAGATTAAAGCTGCTGGGAATTCTGATGAtggtaaacatttttatttatgtgatTGTGGAAGTTTCAAAAAGTGGCAGCCAAGAGAAGAATGCAAAAGGACGTGTTATTATACCACGCAGCAAATTCTGGAGAAAATATACTCCTCACAAAGCTTATTGGAATAAACAGCAACAGAAGCTTGAACTGCTCTACAACCCTATTTTGACCTTGCTTTCCAATATGACTGTGGAAGAGAACTTAGTTTCTAACTCTAGTGTTCTCAGTTCCTGTGACCCAGACCCATGGGTAACTTCGGAGGTCAGTGACTTTGCAAACTTGCCAGAAAGATTTAAAGATTTTCTGCTGTATTTGAGGTGTAGAAATTATTCCTTATTAATGGATCAGCCAAACAAGTGCAAACATAAACCTTTTCTGCTGCTGGCTATTAAGTCACTTACACCGCATTTTGATAGAAGGCAAGCAATTAGGGAATCCTGGGGCAAAGAAATACAGTCGGGGGACATAACGGTCAAAAGGGTCTTCTTACTTGGACAGACCCCACCAGAGGATAATTTTCCTGATCTTTCAGACATGATAAGATTTGAGAGTCAAACCCACCAAGACATTCTCCTCTGGAACTACAGAGACACTTTCTTCAATTTAACTCTGAAAGAGGTGCTGTTTCTTAAATGGGTCAGCAGCAGCTGCGCAGATGTCCAGTTTATTTTTAAGGGTGATGATGATGTTTTTGTCAATACCCATCAGATCCTGGATTACTTGAAGAGTTTATCAAAGGAGAAAGCCAAAGACTTATTTATAGGTGATGTGATCAAAGATGCTGGAcctcacagagaaaaaaagttgAAGTACTACATCCCAGAAAGTGTTTATGAAGGTTCGTATCCTCCGTATGCCGGAGGTGGTGGGTTTCTGTACTCTGGTGATCTGGCATTAAGACTGAATAATGCATCTGACCAGGTACTCCTTTATCCTATTGATGATGTTTATACTGGAATGTGCCTTCAGAAGCTTGGGCTTGCTCCGGAAAAACACAAAGGCTTCAAAACATTTGAtattgaagagaaatacagaaataacatATGTTCCTACACAAACTTAATGTTAGTACATAGTAGAAAACCTCAAGAAATGATAAAGATCTGGACACACTTGCAAGATCCACACTTAAATTGTTAAAGTAGTGTATGTAGGTTTGTTAAGTCCAAATAACTTTCCAAGTTTGGGTCTGACTTGGTGAACCATTGAAGCTCCATTTAATAGTTTTCAAGTTTTCTCTGGAAAGTTTTTCCAGTACTTTTGAAAGTGAGAATAATACTAAAATTTGAGGGGATGGCATGAAGACTtggtcctgattttttttttttttccccactgttctAGTGGTCATTATGTTTCAATATttgcctaaattaaaaaaaaattcaaagatgtAACTAGCGGTCACTGATTGGTTAGCTATATTGGAAGCAGGAACTCCCTGCTGCAGTGCATCTTTCATTAATTGTGTTGGTGGAAGATAATTTTTCCTTGAGTAGTGTTTGCGTGGGGGTGAGTGAAATACCACTGTAAGTTGAAAATTCACAAAATGGGGTAATGTAGTATTACTTAAAGTACAAAACGCTCAAAAGCgactttatattttttttcttatttatgggTTTTGGTCTTTTTGCACCCCtgaacattttctcttttacatgTGATCTTTTGTGCAAAGTGTGCCTGTGTTTAAAGGATTTACCCTTTTATTGGATGATGCTTTTTTTGCACCAGGGAAAGAAGAAAGTATACTACAGTTTCAACCACCCCATGAAAGATTAGAGCTGAAGATGTAAGGGGAAGgaagaacagattttgttttgggCTGGGCAGTGGGTACAGTTCTGTCTGCTTTTTCTTCAAAGATTATGTGAGGAAAAAGCTGACTTGTTACTCATGTTACTTATGTGAAAGCTACTCTGGTCAgtccttgttttctgttttggcacTAAAAGTGATCAGGTAGCTTGATTTGATGCAAATAACTGACATTGCACACTGCTTATGAGAGCATGGTTTGGATCTCTCCTATAAAGTGGTAGCAAATCTAGAATTGTGCAGATCCTAGAAGTTTCGAGTTTTGAAACAAACTTTGAAGTTGCATGATGTCTCATGTAGAGTTAAACATGTTCtcaaaactcagatttttttctgtatttccacaTCTTGCTTATAAGAGTTATCTAAATAGTGATTGCTTCCTTTGTATATGTAGAAGTGCCTGTCTATTTATTGTTCAGATTAAAGaccaaaacattttcttaaatatattttgtgtaacattttatttgtatAGTGTTGTCACTCAGATATTTAAATAGAGCATGATATTTTAAATCTGTGAGATGTGTAACATGTTAAATAAAGCTAATCGTTATTTttgaatttggaaaaataaaatgtgatttaaatatttctttcagtgcTTCATGCTAGATTTAATGTCGACTTACGGAGCTGTTGCACTCCACTGTAGTGCATTCAGTAACAACCTGTTTGAAAACTTTCAGAGTAAAAGACtattcagcagctgctgctttttaacACTCGTGTGGCAGACTGTATAGAAAATGCTGTCACAGTGTTGTGCCTGGATTCGTTAGATGGTGCAGTAGATGGACAACTCCAGCAAGAGAACGTTAAGTGCCCTAGGAAAAATAGTACGTACAGAAATGATTGACTATACAATAATACTGCTTATACTGCAGTTTTCAGGAGTCAAAGGATGGATTGGAGGGCTGGCAATTTAAtctagtttttatttaaaataacttgaCAACAGCAACTCTTTTGGCTTCTTCCcctgttttttttgttcctttctttacCTTGAAGAACAGGTGTGGTATGTATTGGCTCGGGGAGAGGAATTGTGCAGAAGAAAGAGGTGGAAGGCCACATGGTCACCACGGACTCCTGGGCAGGCTAATTAAAGTCAGAGTGTTAGCTTGGCCCCGCTGCTTTGCTCCTCATGAGATATCACACTTTTCCAGAAGATCCGCAGACTGACTTACTGTGCATGTGTTGCTTCATCCTTTTCCTAGCCATGTTAGGAGTCCTGCTGCCATCTAAATCTTTGTGCGGTTTCTATAAGAGCCTGGGCCAAGTTAAAGAGTGGAAGTCAGGCAGATGCAAGTATGAGACGCTGTGTTGAAAGTCTCCGCAGATtgcaaagagagagaggaaggtggGTAGTGCGGTGAGCGGAGGTGTGGGGCAGAGAGAAGgacaaaagaggaagagaggcagctgaGCACCACATCTGAAGAGGAACTACCGGGAAGGATCGGAGAGAAATGAGAGCATGATGCAGAAACAAAGGGACAGGAAGAGAGCCCAAGAATTAAATGTGACGAATAAGATCAGGTGGAGTATATATATCTGGGGTAAACATATCAGACATTAATCTGTTAGTGAAATGGATGGGACTGGTGGGGTGCCAATGTTAATTATTTGCTTCCCATAGTCATGAGATTAGAAACAGGCCTCTTGTaccaggagcagcagagaaaggggaaaacagaCCGAGTGGTACTTGGTGAGGAGAAACCCTGGGGGGGGAAAGCTTTACCCACCTTCCTAGCTAAGCAACTTGAGAAAGGAGGGGAGAGGacaagaca containing:
- the B3GNT2 gene encoding N-acetyllactosaminide beta-1,3-N-acetylglucosaminyltransferase 2; amino-acid sequence: MSVGRRRLKLLGILMMVNIFIYVIVEVSKSGSQEKNAKGRVIIPRSKFWRKYTPHKAYWNKQQQKLELLYNPILTLLSNMTVEENLVSNSSVLSSCDPDPWVTSEVSDFANLPERFKDFLLYLRCRNYSLLMDQPNKCKHKPFLLLAIKSLTPHFDRRQAIRESWGKEIQSGDITVKRVFLLGQTPPEDNFPDLSDMIRFESQTHQDILLWNYRDTFFNLTLKEVLFLKWVSSSCADVQFIFKGDDDVFVNTHQILDYLKSLSKEKAKDLFIGDVIKDAGPHREKKLKYYIPESVYEGSYPPYAGGGGFLYSGDLALRLNNASDQVLLYPIDDVYTGMCLQKLGLAPEKHKGFKTFDIEEKYRNNICSYTNLMLVHSRKPQEMIKIWTHLQDPHLNC